The sequence below is a genomic window from Streptococcus oralis.
AAGACCATTGCTCCAAAGAAAGCACCATAGGTTGGTGATTTTGAACCAATAATCGCTGCTGCATAAGCCCCAATCGCCATAAAACCTGCATGACCGAGTGAGAATTGTCCTGAAAAACCAACAATTAAGTTCAGACCTACTGCAAGGATGATATTAATCCCAATTTGTTCTAAAATTTGGACATGGAATAGATTGAGAACACCAGCAGAAACCAATACGCTAATCAATCCATAACCTGCTAACAGAAGGAATAACCATAGAATATTTACTTTAAAATTTGTCTTCATTGTTTACACCTTCTCTTTCACATTCTTACCAAGGATACCTGCAGGTCGAACAATCAGAATCAAAAGCAAGATTCCATATACGATAGCATCACGGAAATCAGACATACCGAAGGCAGTAGCAAAAGTTTCCAACAAGCCAATCACAAATCCCCCTAGAGCTGCACCAGGAATAATCCCGATACCACCCAGTACGGCCGCAACGAATGATTTTAGACCTGGAGTCACGCCCATCAACGGTTCAAGAGAGTTGTAGTAAAGCGCAATGAGGACACCTGCCGCTCCAGCAAGGGCTGAACCCAAGGCAAAAGTGAAACTGATTGTACGATTTACATTAATTCCCATCAATTGCGCCGCGTCACTATCAACTGATACAGCACGCATGGCTTTCCCCATTTTTGTTTTTTGAACAATCACTTGCAATAGAATCATCAGGAGTAAGGAAACTGCTAAAATCATTAACTGAACATTTGTCAAGCTGATTGGCCCCAAATCATAGCGAACTGTTTGAATGGCTTGAGGAAAGGCACGAGTATTGGCACCGACTAAGTAAACCATCCCGTATTCCAGTAGAAAAGACACTCCGATAGCTGTAATCAAAACAGCAATACGTGTAGAGTGTCGCAAAGGACGGTAGGCAAGAAACTCAATCACGACACCAAGTAGTGCGGTTCCTGCCATTGAAATAATCAAAGCTAAAAAGAAATTCATTTGGAAAGAATTAATCAAAAAGTAACCAATAAAGGCTCCCATCATATAAATATCACCGTGGGCGAAGTTGATGAGTTTGATAATTCCATAAACCATGGTATAACCCAGAGCCAAAAGTGCATAAACACTACCCAGAATTAAACCATTCACAAGTTGTTGGATCATAGCATTCACTCTTTTCTATTGTTATTTTTAGAAAATTTCTCAATTTTCACAAGTTCATAAACACCGAAACAGGGAGTGAGTCAAAGGCTCATTCCCTATTTCAGCTACTATTCTAATGTTATGGTTTTACAACTTCTGCTGCTTCCACTTTACCATTATTCATGGTCATCATGTAAGCCGTTTTCACTGTGTTGTGATCTGCATCAAAGCTCGTTTGACCAGTTACACCATCAAAGTCTTTGGTTTTAGCAAGGTTGTCCTTGATTTCACCTGAGTTTTTAGCACCTTTTGCAGCATTGGCTACTAGATAAACTGAGTCATAGGCCAAAGCTGAGAATGTTGAAGGTTCTTCGTTGTATTTTGCACGGTATGCTTCAAGGAAAGCTTTAGCTTTTGCAGAAACATCAACTGTAGTTGAGAATCCTGAGATGAAGTAAATGTTTGATGCTCTTTCAGCAGTTGCTTGTTGAACAAATTCTTCACCGTTAAAGCCGTCACCACCAACGATTGGTTTATCAATTCCCATACCACGTGCTTGGTTTACGATTTTACCTGCTTCTGTGTAGTAACCTGGAACAACGATAGCGTCAAACTCTTTCCCTTTCATTTTAGTAAGGGCTGCTTGGAAGTCTGTATCACCTGCCACAAACGTTTCATCTGCTACAATCTCACCCTTGTAGGCTTCGCGGAAAGATTTAGCAATACCTTTAGCATAGTCACTAGCATTGTCCGTATAAAGAACAACCTTCTTAGCGTTCAATTTGTTTGTCACATAGTTTGAAATAATCTTCCCTTGGAAGCTATCTTGGAAAGTTCCGATAAATAGATATTCTTGACCTTTGGTCAATCCATCTTGAGTCGCACTTGGTGAGATCAATGGCACTCCTGCTTGAGTAGCGTTGGCTACAGCTGCAGCAGTTGCACCAGATGTCGCAGGTCCTACGATAGCTGTAACTTTTGATTGGGTAACTAGGTTAGTTGTAACAGAGGCAGCCTCAGCAGTTTCAGATTTGTTATCTTTATCCACAACTTCGATTTGTTTTCCATCGATACCACCTGCAGCATTGATTTCATCAACAGCAAGTTGGGCACCTTTTTGTTCAGAAGTACCATAGGCAGCTACAGCACCTGTTTCTTCAAAGTTAAAACCGATTTTGATAGTCTTTTCGTCTACTGGGTTACCAGTTGTATTTGACGCTCCTGACTTGACCTCTCCACAGGCAGCGAGAAGAGCTACGCTAGCAAGAGCCACAAAAGATAGGGCAAATTTTTTCTTCATTTTTAATCTCCTTATAGTTGTTTCAAAAATAGTATGTTAAGAATATACCGAATTATCAGAAAATTGTCAACACATTTATCTCATTTTTTTAAATGATAACGTTTTCCTCAGTGCGATAGAGATTGCCAACAAAGGGAGTTTCTAACTCTTGAATGTGGCAACGTCTTATTTTTTTGATAAATCTTTCCTTACCTAATCTCTCAACTAAGTCATCTAGCTCCTCAGTTGGAACATAGAGCTGCAAGTAACGATGCTTCTTAGAATGGTAACAGATGTCACCGTATTCCTGAAGTTTTTTTGCATCTCGATTATAGTAAAGATAGATGATTAATCCTGATCGATTTGTTTTTTCAAACATGAGGGATCCTCTTTCTAAGAAATCTTCCCCTATTATACCAAAAAAAGCAAACTCCGTCGAGTTTGCTTTCTAGGTTGCTTAGCTCAAAGAATTGTTAGCCATGATTTCATCAATGAAGCCATATTCGAGCGTTTCTTGGGCACTCATCCAGTAATCACGTTCTGCATCTGCATGAATTTGCTCAACTGATTTACCTGAGTTAGTCGCAAGGATTTGCTCCAAAGTCTTACGAGTTTTGAGCAAGTGCTCTGCAGCGATTGCCATATCTGTCTGTTGGGTACCACCACCTGTACCACCCATTGGTTGGTGAATCATGTACTCTGCATTTGGAAGCATGAAGCGTTTGCCTTTTGCTCCACTTGATGCTATGACAGTCCCCATGGATGCAGCCATTCCCATAACGATAGTTTGGACATCTGCCTTGATAAAGTTCATGGTATCAACGATTGCCAAACCAGCTGAAACAGATCCTCCAGGTGTATTGACATAAAGGTAAATATCTTTTGTGCTGTCTTGGGCATCCAAGAAGAGCAACTGGGCGATAACGGAGTTGGCCATGTTGTCTTCAACTGGACCTGTTAGCATGATGATGCGGTCTTTCAGAAGGCGAGAGTAAATGTCATAGGAACGTTCTCCACGGCTTGTTTGTTCAATAACTACAGGAATCATTCATTTCTCCTTTTAATTTTTAATGTTGAATTTTCTTAGTCTTACGACTCAATACAGAACTATTATATCTTTTTGGTCAAAAAAGGTCAAATTTTTGCTCTATTCTCTAAACAGAAACAAAAACTCAACCTCCTTTCAAAACTGAAACTAACCCTCAGTCTCAATGTTTACTTTGGAATTTTATTTGGTACCGAACAAGCGGTCTCCAGCATCTCCGAGACCTGGAACAATATAGCCATGTTCATTCAAGTGTTCGTCCAAGGCTGCTGTAAAGATTTCTACATCCGGGTGAGCTGCTTGAAGAGCTTTCACTCCTTCTGGAGCAGCTACCAGACAGACAAACTTGATGTTTGATGCCCCACGTTTTTTAAGGGAGTCAACAGCCAAGATTGCTGATCCACCTGTTGCAAGCATTGGATCAACGACAAAGATTTGACGTTGGTCAATATCCTCAGGCAATTTCACCAAGTATTCAACTGGCTGAAGGGTTTCTTCATCACGGTACATACCGATGTGTCCAACTTTTGCTGCTGGAACCAAGCTCAAGAGCCCATCTACCATTCCGATACCTGCACGCAAGATTGGGACAATCGCCAATTTTTTACCAGCCAATTGTTTTTGAACGGTCTTTGTGATAGGTGTTTCGATTTCCACGTCTTCAAGTGGAAGATCACGAAGTACTTCATACCCCATCAACATTGCAATCTCATCTACTAATTCGCGAAAGGCCTTTGTAGAAGTGTCTGTACGACGCAAGATTGACAATTTATGTTGAATGAGTGGATGATTAATGACTTCAATTTTTCCCATTTTCTGAATTCCTTCTTTCAATTTATTCTTCTTATTATATCAAAAAACGGTTTAAAAAGCTTTCTAAACCATTTATTTTTATTAATTTTTAAATCAAATCTGCCTCTTGAAGAGCTGTCTGAACAGTCTCTAATGGTAAATGGGTCAACTCGGTACCTTTTTCGTGATAAAGGTACTGGGCATAGTCATCCATTCGGTACTGGTTGATATAAACCACGCGCTTGCAACCAACCTGTAGCAGTTGTTTGGTGCAGTTCAGACACGGAAAATGGGTCACATAGGCTGTAAATCCCTTTGGAACCCCTCGTTCGGCTCCTTGCAAGATGGCATTGACCTCGGCGTGAAGGGTTCGGACACAGTGATCTTCTATGACCAGACATTCGTGGTCAATACAGTGCTCCGTTCCTGATACGGAACCATTATAGCCAGTTGAAATGACCTTATTATCCTTGACTAGGACAGCTCCCACCTTGGCACGTTTACAGGTCGAACGATTAGCAATCAGTAAAGCCTGGGCTGCAAAGTACTCATCCCAAGCCAGTCTTTTTTCTGTCATAAATCTTCTCCTTGTTCTCTATTTTTTGAAAAATGGCAAGCGTAAATCTGCAATCTTTTCAGCTGGAACCTTCATGCCATCCTTGATCCATTTGAGCAGAACCGATACGATGGCAGAGCTCCAAAACGAATGAAGGTAGATGCTGACGCCCTTTGATTTTCCATGGTATTTTTCCAGAAATTCCTGCATGGCTTGGACAAAAATCTTTTCCAAGTGGTAGTCCAGAGCAAGTTGGATAATCTTGGCTTCTTTCTTGGCTGCTCTGAAAAGGTGAACCCAGACTAGATAAAGGTCTGTTCTGACATCGTAGTGGCTCAACTGTTCCATTATATTATGAACACTGCGTTTAAAAACACTTTCTAAAATTGCTTCTTTAGAATCATAATTGCGATAGAAGGCAGCGCGTGAGACACCCGCCCGCTTGACCAACTCTGAAATACTGATCTTAGCCAAGTCTTTTTTCTCCAGAAGTTGCAAAAGCGCTGTCTCGATTGCTTCTCTGGTCAAAAAATTGGATTCTTGATTTGATTTTCTGAGATTTTCAAGAGATTTTTCAGATATTTTACGTTCAGACATAACAATTTCTTTCTACTTGTGACAACAGAGAGGTGGTACTTTTGTTTCAAGGGCTTTCATGATATAATTGTAAAAAAAGACAGAACCTTTGTCAATGTATAAGTGACAAAGATGGAGAATTTCTATGACTTGGAAGATTGTAGCTGACTCTGGTTGTGATTATCGTCAATTGGTAACTCCCGCTATCGATACTGAATTTATCAGTGTTCCTTTAACCATTCAAGTAGCTGATCAGGTCTTTATTGATGATGCTAATCTCGACATTGACTACATGATGAAAACCATGTATGCGACTTCTGAGGCTTCAAAATCAGCTTGTCCTAGCCCTGATGATTACTTGCGTGCTTTTGAAGGTGCTAAACATATCTTTGTCGTTACCATCACTGGTACTCTTTCAGGCAGCCATAATAGCGCACAGCTCGCTAAAAATATCTACCTCGAAGAACACCCTGACACTCAGATTCATGTGATTGATAGTTTATCTGCAGGTGGGGAAGTTGACTTGCTCGTAGAAAAATTAAACGACTTGATTGACCAAGGACTTTCTCATGAGGAAGTTGTTGAAGCTATTACAGCTTACCAAGAAAAAACGAAGTTACTCTTTGTTCTTGCTAAAGTTGATAACTTGGTCAAAAATGGCCGTTTAAGTAAGATTATCGGTACGGTCGTTGGCCTTCTCAACATCCGTATGGTTGGGGAAGCAAGTGAAACTGGAACCCTAGAGCTTCTTCAAAAGGCTCGTGGTGCTAAAAAGTCCCTTCAAGCAGCCTATGAAGAACTCATCAAGGCTGGCTATGCTGGTGGTCGTATCGTCATGGCTCATCGCAGCAATGAAAAATTCTGTCAGCAATTGTCAGACCGCTTGCTGGAAACATTCCCACAAGCCAATATCAAAATCCTCCCAACTTCTGGTCTCTGCAGTTTTTATGCAGAAGATGGCGGTTTGTTGATGGGATATGAAATTAACTAAGATTATGAGCAACAAGAGATGCCAAGCATCTCTTGTTTTTTGTGGTACAATAGAGCTATGAAACATTTTGATACTATTGTCATCGGTGGAGGTCCTGCTGGCATGATGGCTACGATTTCCAGTAGCTTTTATGGTCAGAAAACTCTTCTCATCGAAAAAAATCGCAAACTTGGTAAAAAATTAGCTGGAACAGGCGGTGGTCGTTGTAACGTAACCAACAACGGGAGTTTAGACGACCTACTGGCTGGCATCCCTGGGAATGGGCGCTTTCTTTACAGTGTCTTCTCTCAGTTTGATAACCATGATATCATCAACTTTTTTACGGAAAATGGAGTTAAACTTAAGGTCGAGGACCACGGCCGCGTCTTTCCTGCTAGCGACAAGTCTCGAACCATTATTGAAGCTTTGGAGAAAAAAATCACTGAACTTGGTGGTCAAGTTGCTACTCAAACGGAGGTTGTTTCAGTTAAAAAAGTGGATAACCAGTTTGTCCTTAAGTCCGCAGACCAAACTTTCACTTGTGATAAACTGATTGTCACAACAGGTGGTAAATCCTATCCTTCCACTGGATCGACTGGATTTGGCCACGATATTGCCCGTCATTTTAAACATACCATTACCGAGCTTGAAGCCGCTGAAAGTCCATTGTTGACAGATTTTCCTCACAAAGCGCTTCAGGGGATTTCGCTGGACGATGTGACTTTAAGTTATGGCAAGCATGTCATCACTCATGATTTGCTCTTTACCCACTTTGGTTTATCTGGCCCTGCTGCCCTGCGCATGTCTAGTTTTGTCAAAGGTGGGGAGGTTATTTCACTGGATGTTTTGCCTCAACTTTCTGAGAGCGATTTGGTGGCTTTTCTAGAAGAAAATCGGGAAAAATCCTTGAAAAATGCCTTAAGAACCTTACTCCCAGAACGCTTGGCAGAATTTTTTGTTCAAGATTATCCTGAAAAAGTCAAACAGCTAACTGAAAAAGAACGGGAACAACTTCTCCATTCTATCAAAGCCCTCAAAATCCCTGTGATTGGAAAAATGTCCCTTGCCAAGTCCTTTGTCACCAAAGGAGGCGTCAGTCTTAAGGAAATCAATCCTAAAACCCTTGAAAGTAAGCTAGTTCCTGGCCTCCACTTTGCCGGCGAGGTACTGGATATCAATGCCCACACGGGTGGCTTTAACATCACTTCTGCCCTCTGTACCGGCTGGGTGGCAGGCTCAAATCCAATAAATACCAAATAAGAAAGGAAGTCCTTTGGAACATATTATTTTACTAAGAGGCGTTACTCCTAATGGAAAAAATGCTATCCCGAAAATGTCTTATTTGGCAGATATTTTGACAGAAGCTGGGTTTCAACACGTTCGAACCTATATTCAAAGTGGGAATATCATTCTTGAAAGTGACTTAGATTTAGAAGAAATACGAGAACGCATTCATACTCTGATAAAGGAAAAAATTGGAGCTGACTTAAAAATGGTTATCAAGAATAAGAACGATTTTGAAAAGATTGTTCAAGAGAACCCATTTAGAGAAGACTATCTTCATGATCGTGTACATGTGATTCTTTATCAGGGAGTTATCCAAAGTCTGCCATTAGAAAAATTGAAAGCTGACTACGGTGAGGAAGAAATTTGTGTAGACGATCACTGTCTCTACCTCTATCTCCCTAGAACTGCAAAACGAAAAAAGCTCAATACCAACTATCTTGAAAAATTGTTTGGCGTGGATTTGACCATGCGAAAGTTAAACGTCGTGGAAAAGTTACTAACAAAATAGGAAAAACAATATGAACAGACAAGAATTAGTCGAATTTGTCAACATGTGCATGATTAAAAACGGAAACAAAGTTCTAGTTCAAGATCGAGTTAATCCCGACTGACCCGGCATCACTTTTCCTG
It includes:
- a CDS encoding NAD(P)/FAD-dependent oxidoreductase, producing the protein MKHFDTIVIGGGPAGMMATISSSFYGQKTLLIEKNRKLGKKLAGTGGGRCNVTNNGSLDDLLAGIPGNGRFLYSVFSQFDNHDIINFFTENGVKLKVEDHGRVFPASDKSRTIIEALEKKITELGGQVATQTEVVSVKKVDNQFVLKSADQTFTCDKLIVTTGGKSYPSTGSTGFGHDIARHFKHTITELEAAESPLLTDFPHKALQGISLDDVTLSYGKHVITHDLLFTHFGLSGPAALRMSSFVKGGEVISLDVLPQLSESDLVAFLEENREKSLKNALRTLLPERLAEFFVQDYPEKVKQLTEKEREQLLHSIKALKIPVIGKMSLAKSFVTKGGVSLKEINPKTLESKLVPGLHFAGEVLDINAHTGGFNITSALCTGWVAGSNPINTK
- the upp gene encoding uracil phosphoribosyltransferase, whose translation is MGKIEVINHPLIQHKLSILRRTDTSTKAFRELVDEIAMLMGYEVLRDLPLEDVEIETPITKTVQKQLAGKKLAIVPILRAGIGMVDGLLSLVPAAKVGHIGMYRDEETLQPVEYLVKLPEDIDQRQIFVVDPMLATGGSAILAVDSLKKRGASNIKFVCLVAAPEGVKALQAAHPDVEIFTAALDEHLNEHGYIVPGLGDAGDRLFGTK
- a CDS encoding DUF1697 domain-containing protein, with protein sequence MEHIILLRGVTPNGKNAIPKMSYLADILTEAGFQHVRTYIQSGNIILESDLDLEEIRERIHTLIKEKIGADLKMVIKNKNDFEKIVQENPFREDYLHDRVHVILYQGVIQSLPLEKLKADYGEEEICVDDHCLYLYLPRTAKRKKLNTNYLEKLFGVDLTMRKLNVVEKLLTK
- a CDS encoding deoxycytidylate deaminase encodes the protein MTEKRLAWDEYFAAQALLIANRSTCKRAKVGAVLVKDNKVISTGYNGSVSGTEHCIDHECLVIEDHCVRTLHAEVNAILQGAERGVPKGFTAYVTHFPCLNCTKQLLQVGCKRVVYINQYRMDDYAQYLYHEKGTELTHLPLETVQTALQEADLI
- the clpP gene encoding ATP-dependent Clp protease proteolytic subunit ClpP produces the protein MIPVVIEQTSRGERSYDIYSRLLKDRIIMLTGPVEDNMANSVIAQLLFLDAQDSTKDIYLYVNTPGGSVSAGLAIVDTMNFIKADVQTIVMGMAASMGTVIASSGAKGKRFMLPNAEYMIHQPMGGTGGGTQQTDMAIAAEHLLKTRKTLEQILATNSGKSVEQIHADAERDYWMSAQETLEYGFIDEIMANNSLS
- a CDS encoding ABC transporter substrate-binding protein, producing the protein MKKKFALSFVALASVALLAACGEVKSGASNTTGNPVDEKTIKIGFNFEETGAVAAYGTSEQKGAQLAVDEINAAGGIDGKQIEVVDKDNKSETAEAASVTTNLVTQSKVTAIVGPATSGATAAAVANATQAGVPLISPSATQDGLTKGQEYLFIGTFQDSFQGKIISNYVTNKLNAKKVVLYTDNASDYAKGIAKSFREAYKGEIVADETFVAGDTDFQAALTKMKGKEFDAIVVPGYYTEAGKIVNQARGMGIDKPIVGGDGFNGEEFVQQATAERASNIYFISGFSTTVDVSAKAKAFLEAYRAKYNEEPSTFSALAYDSVYLVANAAKGAKNSGEIKDNLAKTKDFDGVTGQTSFDADHNTVKTAYMMTMNNGKVEAAEVVKP
- a CDS encoding branched-chain amino acid ABC transporter permease → MIQQLVNGLILGSVYALLALGYTMVYGIIKLINFAHGDIYMMGAFIGYFLINSFQMNFFLALIISMAGTALLGVVIEFLAYRPLRHSTRIAVLITAIGVSFLLEYGMVYLVGANTRAFPQAIQTVRYDLGPISLTNVQLMILAVSLLLMILLQVIVQKTKMGKAMRAVSVDSDAAQLMGINVNRTISFTFALGSALAGAAGVLIALYYNSLEPLMGVTPGLKSFVAAVLGGIGIIPGAALGGFVIGLLETFATAFGMSDFRDAIVYGILLLILIVRPAGILGKNVKEKV
- a CDS encoding YlbG family protein, which translates into the protein MFEKTNRSGLIIYLYYNRDAKKLQEYGDICYHSKKHRYLQLYVPTEELDDLVERLGKERFIKKIRRCHIQELETPFVGNLYRTEENVII
- a CDS encoding DegV family protein, whose amino-acid sequence is MTWKIVADSGCDYRQLVTPAIDTEFISVPLTIQVADQVFIDDANLDIDYMMKTMYATSEASKSACPSPDDYLRAFEGAKHIFVVTITGTLSGSHNSAQLAKNIYLEEHPDTQIHVIDSLSAGGEVDLLVEKLNDLIDQGLSHEEVVEAITAYQEKTKLLFVLAKVDNLVKNGRLSKIIGTVVGLLNIRMVGEASETGTLELLQKARGAKKSLQAAYEELIKAGYAGGRIVMAHRSNEKFCQQLSDRLLETFPQANIKILPTSGLCSFYAEDGGLLMGYEIN
- a CDS encoding TetR/AcrR family transcriptional regulator encodes the protein MSERKISEKSLENLRKSNQESNFLTREAIETALLQLLEKKDLAKISISELVKRAGVSRAAFYRNYDSKEAILESVFKRSVHNIMEQLSHYDVRTDLYLVWVHLFRAAKKEAKIIQLALDYHLEKIFVQAMQEFLEKYHGKSKGVSIYLHSFWSSAIVSVLLKWIKDGMKVPAEKIADLRLPFFKK